A stretch of the Acanthopagrus latus isolate v.2019 chromosome 9, fAcaLat1.1, whole genome shotgun sequence genome encodes the following:
- the LOC119026107 gene encoding olfactory receptor 13H1-like, with product MMDNVSQIRMFFLSGLNETHNHRFTLFFLTLLCYCVILLVNISVIVIIIMDKNLHEPMYIFLCTFCMNSLYGTTGFYPKFLWDLLSPVHVISYLGCLVQAQVIISFAFIDLSILSVMAYDRYVAICRPLEYHCVMSKKKLSAIVCFSWMTPFCMVGMNVFLTSRLKLCSPYISRLYCMNWMIVKLACLPAETAVNNILTYITIIFYLLHGILIVLSYVYLIKTCTKCIENRAKFMKTCVPHLTSLLIFLVTILSDVIIMRYGSKDLPHAFKNFVAIEYLVIPPLINPLIYGFILNKIRNRIRVVMTLKTK from the coding sequence ATGATGGATAATGTTTCTCAAataagaatgttttttctttcaggtttaaatgaaacacacaaccacagatttactctcttctttctcactttactgtgttactgtgtgattttgctggtaaatatttctgttattgtgaTCATCATCATGGATAAAAACCTGCATGAACCAATGTATATTTTCCTTTGTACTTTTTGCATGAATTCACTTTATGGAACAACAGGTTTCTACCCCAAGTTTCTCTGGGATCTGCTTTCTCCTGTTCATGTCATCTCTTATTTGGGATGTCTTGTTCAGGCCCAAGTAATCATCTCATTTGCGTTCATTGATCTGtctattctttcagtcatggcatatgacagatatgtggcAATATGTCGACCATTAGAGTACCACTGTGtcatgtcaaagaaaaaactCTCTGCTATAGTCTGTTTCTCTTGGATGACACCCTTTTGCATGGTGGgtatgaatgtgtttctgacatCTAGATTAAAGTTATGCAGCCCATATATCTCTAGATTATATTGTATGAATTGGATGATTGTTAAACTTGCATGTTTACCAGCTGAAACTGCTGTTAACaacatacttacatacataaCAATAATCTTTTACTTACTTCATGGCATACTCATAGTTCTATCTTATGTGTACCTcatcaaaacatgcacaaaatgtattgaaaacaGGGCAAAGTTTATGAAAACATGTGTTCCACATCTAACCTCCTTACTCATTTTTCTTGTAACTATACTTTCTGATGTAATTATTATGCGATATGGTTCAAAAGATTTGCCTCACGcctttaaaaactttgttgCAATAGAATATCTTGTCATACCTCCCTTAATAAATCCATTAATTTATGGTTTCATATTGAACAAAATTCGAAACAGAATAAGGGTTGTCATGaccttaaaaactaaataa
- the LOC119025992 gene encoding olfactory receptor 4P4-like yields the protein MDNVSQITMFFLLGLNESNNHRFTLFFLTLLCYCVILLVNISVIVIIIIDKNLHEPMYILICTFCMNALYGTAGFYPKLLWDLLSPVHVISYSGCLVQAQVIASFACADLSILSVMAYDRYVAICRPLEYHSVMSKQRLIMLVCYSWMTPFLIVAANMFLTSRLKLCSPYITRFFCVNWAIVKIACFPAETAVNSIGTYITMIIYFLHGIFIVLSYIYLIKTCADSIENRAKFMQTCVPHLISLLIFLVTILFDVMIIRFGSKDFPQAFKNFVAIEFLVIPPLINPLIYGFKLTKIRNRILVVVTLKTK from the coding sequence ATGGATAATGTTTCtcaaataacaatgttttttcttttaggtttaaatgaatcaaataaCCACAGATTTactctcttctttctcactttactgtgttactgtgtgattttgctggtaaatatttctgttattgtgaTCATCATCATAGATAAAAACCTGCATGAAccaatgtatattttaatatgTACTTTTTGCATGAATGCACTTTATGGGACAGCAGGTTTCTACCCCAAGCTTCTCTGGGATCTGCTTTCTCCTGTTCATGTCATCTCTTATTCTGGATGTCTTGTTCAGGCTCAAGTAATTGCCTCATTTGCCTGCGCTGATCTGtctattctttcagtcatggcatatgacagatatgtggctATATGTCGACCACTGGAGTACCACTCTGTCATGTCAAAGCAAAGACTCATTATGTTAGTGTGTTATTCTTGGATGACACCTTTTTTGATTGTAGCCGCAAATATGTTTCTAACATCTAGATTAAAGTTATGCAGCCCATATATCACCAGATTCTTTTGCGTGAATTGGGCGATTGttaaaattgcttgttttccaGCTGAAACTGCCGTTAACAGCATAGGGACATACATAACAATGATCATTTACTTTCTTCATGGTATATTCATAGTTCTATCCTACATTTATCTTATTAAAACCTGTGCAGATTCAATTGAAAACAGGGCAAAGTTCATGCAAACATGTGTGCCACATTTGATCTCCTTACTCATTTTTCTTGTAACTATACTTTTTGATGTCATGATCATTAGATTTGGTTCAAAAGATTTCCCTCAAGcctttaaaaactttgttgCAATAGAATTTCTTGTCATACCTCCTTTAATAAATCCATTAATTTATGGTTTCAAATTGACCAAAATTCGAAACAGAATTCTGGTTGTAGTtactttaaaaactaaataa
- the LOC119026083 gene encoding olfactory receptor 1D2-like: MMDNISQIRMFFLSGLNETHNHIFTLFFLTLLCYCVILLVNISIIVIIIMDKNLHEPMYILLCTFSMNALYGTTGFYPKLLWDLLSPVHVISYSGCLVQAQIIASFACVDLSILSVMAYDRYVAICRPLEYHSVMSKQRLILLVCYSWLTPFFIVAANMFLTSRLKLCSPYITRFFCVNWTIVKLACIPAETAINSIGTYITILIYFFHGMFIVLSYICLIKTCANSIENRVKFMQTCVPHLVSLFILLLTILFDVMIMRFGSKDFPQAFKNFVAIEILVIPPLMNPLIYGFKLTKIRNRVLVVMTLKTK; the protein is encoded by the coding sequence ATGATGGATAATATTTCTCAAataagaatgttttttctttcaggtttaaatgaaacacataaCCACATATTTactctcttctttctcactttactgtgttactgtgtgatttTGCTGGTAAATATTTCTATTATTGTGATCATCATCATGGATAAAAATCTGCATGAACCAATGTATATTTTACTATGTACTTTTTCCATGAATGCACTTTATGGGACAACAGGTTTCTACCCCAAGCTTCTCTGGGATCTGCTTTCTCCTGTTCATGTCATCTCTTATTCTGGATGTCTTGTTCAGGCTCAAATAATTGCCTCATTTGCCTGTGTTGATTTGTCCATTCTTTCAGTCATGGcatatgacagatatgtggctATATGTCGACCACTGGAGTACCACTCTGTCATGTCAAAGCAAAGACTCATTTTGTTAGTCTGTTACTCTTGGTTAACACCTTTTTTCATTGTAGCTGCAAATATGTTTCTAACATCTAGATTAAAATTATGCAGCCCATATATCaccagatttttttgtgtgaattggACAATTGTTAAACTTGCATGTATTCCAGCTGAAACTGCCATTAACAGCATAGGGACATACATAACAATActcatttacttttttcatgGTATGTTCATAGTTCTATCCTACATTTGTCTTATTAAAACATGTGCAAATTCTATTGAAAACAGGGTAAAGTTCATGCAAACATGTGTGCCACATTTGGTCTCCTTATTCATTTTACTCTTAACTATACTTTTTGATGTAATGATTATGCGATTTGGTTCAAAAGATTTCCCTCAAGcctttaaaaactttgttgCAATAGAAATTCTTGTCATACCTCCCTTAATGAATCCATTAATTTATGGTTTCAAATTGACCAAAATTAGAAACAGAGTTTTGGTTGTCATGaccttaaaaactaaataa
- the LOC119026165 gene encoding olfactory receptor 6N1-like: MDNVSQIRMFFLLGLNETNNHRFTLFFLALLCYCVILLVNITVIVTIIMDENLHEPMYILLCTCCMNGLYGTTGVYPKLLWDLLSPVQVISYSGCLVQAQVIASFVCADLSILSVMAYDRYVAICRPLEYHSLMSKKKLSAIVCFSWMTPFCMVGMNVFLTSRLKLCSPYISRLCCMNWMIVKLACLPAETDVNNILTYITIIIYIFHGFFIVLSYMYIIKTCANSIENRAKFMQTCVPHLTSLLIFLVSMLSDVIIMRYGSKDLPQAFKNFVAIEYLVIPPIMNPLIYGFKLTKIRNRIRVVISLKTK, encoded by the coding sequence ATGGATAATGTTTCTCAAataagaatgttttttcttttaggtttaaatgaaacaaataaccacagatttactctcttctttctcgctttactgtgttactgtgtgatttTGCTGGTAAATATTACTGTTATTGTGACCATCATCATGGATGAAAACCTGCATGAACCAATGTATATTTTACTATGTACTTGTTGCATGAATGGACTTTATGGGACAACAGGTGTCTACCCCAAGCTTCTCTGGGATCTGCTTTCTCCTGTTCAGGTCATCTCTTATTCTGGATGTCTTGTTCAGGCTCAAGTAATTGCCTCATTTGTCTGCGCTGATCTGTCTATTCTTTCTGTCATGGcatatgacagatatgtggctATATGTCGACCACTCGAGTACCACTCTCTtatgtcaaagaaaaaactCTCTGCTATAGTCTGTTTCTCTTGGATGACACCCTTTTGCATGGTGGgtatgaatgtgtttctgacatCTAGATTAAAGTTATGCAGCCCATATATCTCTAGATTATGTTGTATGAATTGGATGATTGTTAAACTTGCTTGTTTACCAGCTGAAACTGATGTTAACaacatacttacatacataacaataatcatttatatatttcatgGGTTTTTCATAGTTCTGTCCTACATGTatatcattaaaacatgtgCAAATTCTATTGAAAACAGGGCAAAGTTTATGCAAACATGTGTTCCACATCTAACCTCCTTACTCATTTTTCTTGTATCTATGCTTTCTGATGTAATTATTATGCGCTATGGTTCAAAAGATTTGCCTCAAGcctttaaaaactttgttgCAATAGAATATCTTGTCATACCTCCCATAATGAATCCATTAATTTATGGTTTCAAACTGACCAAAATTCGAAACAGAATTCGGGTTGTCATTTccttaaaaactaaataa